A section of the Rubritalea squalenifaciens DSM 18772 genome encodes:
- a CDS encoding ABC transporter ATP-binding protein, which yields MNDQPCAIDICDVRKRYKGKVEALRGINLKVPKGQIFGLLGPNGAGKSTLLKILLTIIKPTRCKGVLLGHPVGHKPTLKKVGYLPEHARFPEYLTGRQVIAYSAGLCDVPRKFAKKREGELLEFVGMCAWADRKMETYSKGMKQRIGLAQSLVNDPEIVFLDEPTDGVDPQGRREMRNVLKELKDQGRTVFINSHMLGELEMVCDSVAILSQGEVIKQGNLDALMNEDVKYSMRYHGQIPSDLLEDLEQEESLTIGEGLIEARVGDASDIQHVIDALRLRGIVIEELRQTRQSLEDLFMAAVEGVGPGGYVGANK from the coding sequence GTGAACGATCAACCCTGTGCCATTGATATCTGTGATGTCCGGAAGCGCTACAAAGGAAAAGTAGAGGCTTTGCGGGGCATTAATCTGAAAGTGCCTAAGGGACAGATCTTTGGTTTGCTCGGTCCAAATGGCGCAGGGAAGAGTACCTTGCTGAAGATTTTACTGACAATCATCAAGCCAACCCGGTGCAAGGGGGTGCTGTTAGGACACCCAGTGGGGCATAAGCCGACACTGAAAAAAGTAGGCTATCTGCCTGAGCATGCGCGTTTTCCAGAGTATTTGACAGGGCGTCAGGTGATCGCTTACTCAGCAGGTCTGTGTGATGTGCCTAGGAAATTTGCCAAGAAACGCGAGGGTGAATTGCTGGAGTTCGTAGGGATGTGCGCGTGGGCAGATCGTAAGATGGAGACCTATTCCAAGGGGATGAAGCAGCGAATCGGGCTGGCGCAATCTCTGGTGAATGATCCTGAGATTGTGTTTCTCGATGAGCCGACTGATGGGGTGGATCCTCAAGGTCGACGTGAGATGCGTAATGTTCTCAAGGAGTTGAAGGATCAGGGGAGGACCGTTTTTATCAACAGCCACATGTTGGGTGAATTGGAGATGGTGTGCGACAGTGTGGCGATTCTGAGTCAAGGGGAGGTAATCAAGCAGGGCAATTTGGACGCCCTCATGAATGAAGATGTCAAGTATTCGATGAGATACCATGGACAGATCCCATCAGACTTGCTTGAAGATCTGGAGCAGGAGGAATCCCTGACTATTGGTGAAGGGCTGATAGAGGCGAGAGTGGGGGATGCGAGTGACATTCAGCATGTGATCGATGCCTTGCGTCTGCGTGGTATTGTGATCGAAGAACTGAGGCAGACAAGGCAGTCGCTGGAGGATCTCTTCATGGCGGCTGTGGAAGGTGTTGGCCCAGGTGGCTATGTGGGAGCGAACAAGTAA
- a CDS encoding M48 family metallopeptidase, with protein MKYWLASISLTTITLLSSCVPTSPAMDQHGHVHVEQSSSSLRARGLKEFEDIKRVKRISLDPKLNQQVQRVAARLKPVIPLQNAAWEFVIFVDDEPNAFALPGGKVGIHTGLFKITQNDAGLAAVLGHEISHVTSNHAGKRQRQTLGLAAGGLLLDQMLKGQGSSDEDRVRAAALYGAGATVGVALPHSRRHELEADRIGAIFMARAGYDPKEAVAMWERFAAYNKKKGSRTPEFLRTHPLDDTRINALKAFMPQALQEYRNH; from the coding sequence ATGAAATACTGGCTGGCCTCTATTTCCCTGACTACTATCACTCTTCTCAGCTCCTGCGTGCCCACTTCCCCAGCTATGGATCAGCATGGACATGTTCACGTTGAACAATCCAGCTCCAGCCTCAGGGCCCGGGGGCTGAAGGAGTTTGAGGATATCAAGCGGGTAAAACGCATCTCGTTGGATCCTAAACTCAACCAACAGGTTCAGCGTGTCGCAGCACGCCTCAAACCAGTCATCCCTTTACAGAATGCTGCTTGGGAGTTTGTTATCTTCGTAGACGATGAACCCAATGCCTTTGCCCTTCCTGGAGGAAAAGTTGGTATTCACACCGGACTCTTTAAAATTACTCAGAACGATGCAGGACTTGCTGCGGTGTTAGGCCACGAGATTTCCCATGTCACCTCAAATCACGCAGGCAAACGCCAGCGCCAGACCCTTGGACTCGCAGCAGGAGGCTTACTCCTGGATCAAATGCTGAAAGGGCAAGGAAGCTCGGATGAAGACCGTGTTCGTGCCGCTGCCTTGTATGGGGCAGGCGCTACGGTTGGAGTGGCACTCCCGCACTCACGCCGTCACGAGCTTGAAGCAGACCGTATCGGTGCTATCTTCATGGCAAGAGCGGGTTACGACCCCAAGGAAGCAGTTGCCATGTGGGAACGATTTGCAGCCTATAACAAGAAAAAAGGCAGCCGCACTCCGGAATTCCTACGCACCCACCCATTGGATGACACCCGCATCAATGCACTAAAAGCTTTCATGCCACAGGCTTTGCAGGAATATCGTAACCACTAG
- a CDS encoding ABC transporter permease subunit, protein MRQIYTILLDSIRMLMAHKLFWISLTISGLIGLIYLSIGLNESGYSIGFGLFQQDSDYVNSNTPEGEWFYVELFRNYINRFWVGSGSILLALISTVSVFPEFTREGAVEVSLSKPVSRTKLFITKYIGCLLFVLIQMTIFSVLIFAALAFRLNYFNWSIFWVIPVITFAYSLIHCVQVLVGIISRSSMIALLVGICFWACIWGVQISEDLSYKFGVAMPAEKIAPDWTSGGFHKVDDTEEGSFFRSTYEALDKLMIPLPKVREVTISLNSLVKLRQSNSYLDHIDLNTSMENGSIEVKQPRIEKRTRTRHSLSYFYLTSAGFEVLILGLALWKFSRRDY, encoded by the coding sequence ATGCGTCAGATTTATACCATATTGCTAGATTCCATCAGGATGCTGATGGCTCACAAATTGTTTTGGATCTCTTTGACTATTTCGGGGCTGATTGGCCTGATTTATTTATCGATTGGATTGAATGAAAGTGGATATTCCATTGGTTTTGGGCTCTTTCAGCAGGACAGTGACTATGTGAATAGCAATACGCCTGAGGGGGAATGGTTTTACGTGGAGCTGTTCCGAAATTATATTAACAGGTTTTGGGTGGGTAGCGGATCGATCTTGCTGGCTTTAATTAGTACTGTCTCAGTGTTTCCTGAGTTTACCCGTGAAGGGGCAGTGGAGGTGAGTCTTTCCAAGCCAGTCTCACGTACGAAGCTCTTCATCACCAAGTATATTGGCTGTCTGCTTTTTGTGCTAATCCAGATGACAATCTTCTCAGTGTTGATTTTTGCTGCGCTGGCATTCCGGTTGAATTATTTTAACTGGTCAATCTTTTGGGTAATACCAGTGATTACCTTTGCCTATAGCTTGATTCACTGTGTGCAGGTGTTGGTGGGGATTATTAGTCGTTCTAGCATGATCGCCTTGTTGGTAGGGATCTGCTTCTGGGCGTGCATTTGGGGGGTCCAGATTTCCGAGGATCTTAGCTACAAGTTCGGCGTCGCGATGCCTGCGGAGAAAATAGCTCCCGACTGGACCAGTGGTGGCTTCCATAAAGTAGACGATACAGAGGAGGGATCCTTCTTTAGGTCCACTTATGAGGCATTGGATAAATTGATGATTCCGCTTCCCAAGGTTAGGGAAGTGACGATCTCTCTAAATTCTCTGGTAAAGCTTAGACAATCCAATTCTTATCTTGATCACATTGATCTGAATACCTCGATGGAGAATGGCTCTATCGAGGTCAAGCAGCCGCGTATAGAGAAGCGAACTAGGACAAGGCATAGCTTGTCATACTTCTACTTAACATCAGCTGGTTTCGAAGTGCTCATACTTGGACTGGCCCTTTGGAAGTTTTCTCGGAGGGATTATTGA
- a CDS encoding sulfatase-like hydrolase/transferase, which yields MLKLLTHLLLTATTLLPVLSSADETPQPNIVYIYADDLGWGYIGANGQTQVKTPNLNALADSGVNFTRGYGCTVCSPARSSQQTGFHQGHTWTDRNDPDSSKAIRSDDTTIGDALKSVGYRTAYFGKWGYGADSAQNDPAINNPQTLPINHGYDIVLAELHHVRAHTFFQPTLWRSNTDDETPTTALVPNTIPNDATLPTYPAYQNDPGYPSTAYCDDSYAFAALDFVRSEAQDTSKPFFCLLAFQIPHTPLGNITSLPKWFDEYNDVAGSDSWPQDSKEFAAMVTRMDAHIGNLLAALEDPNNDGDKSDSVLDNTLIVFASDNGGQSSGEASSPLSFFSGNSNLRGAKGNIYEGAIRVPMLMKWKGKLAAGSTSSQVVDVTDMLPTFCELAGADIPVGLDGVSLAPTITGEGHQRTRDFIIHEAGSKASIIRGNYKLVKDGGYALYNLDSDPSESTDISASNTDLVNELTTLLLGERVTEPDNFANTYHTWTGADEASTSNASNWSDYDYSNNGTSYLSDSGSPQASWSTKMENTNASDNTAVADANIETLGIEIEGDSHLQILNLSSHTLTGRNEIRIGAKGKVSMENGTLDSLRWVDLQNKGEIEGSGTINATFYHSGTYTNTPTTETTIPGNGVELIQNGGFESGADTGGGDYSYTTLENWTTDGSSPNNDGAKPNNAKTGTYRGLIEGNTSNSNLVQNTGTSLLSGDVFTISFWHRGFSGWSTGEEAKVSLYYLDNSNNPVEIFGNTFALTNGTWVEASYTTTALSDSNAVGKNLYISLSPANGASGFASFDDVSLSRQGEEVTVPSARKLVVTSNYRASETASTVLSVAGKTTAAVDYTQIQVAGSAALDGSLSLDIDPSFTPSTGDTFTVLTAGLITGKYAHADDIINVGDHFFKITYNAQNVVLEKIAATANGTPHSWLDDNGLNSGDYDAADLEDSDNDGQPNWKEFISGTDPNSPSSVIGTIIQPEVGADGLTLSWDFKPNRLYYVETSTDLTNYITLDGPFSGEPSTYVYSIPNDLDGSRFYRIRVARR from the coding sequence ATGTTGAAACTCCTCACTCACCTACTACTCACAGCCACTACCCTCCTTCCTGTTCTCAGCAGCGCTGATGAAACGCCCCAACCTAATATCGTATACATTTACGCTGACGACCTTGGCTGGGGGTACATTGGAGCGAACGGCCAAACTCAAGTAAAGACCCCCAACCTAAATGCCCTAGCCGATTCTGGCGTCAATTTTACACGAGGCTATGGATGCACTGTTTGCTCCCCTGCACGCTCATCTCAACAAACCGGCTTTCATCAAGGCCACACCTGGACCGATCGTAATGACCCAGATTCCTCCAAAGCCATTCGTAGTGATGACACCACCATCGGTGACGCGCTCAAGTCTGTAGGCTACCGTACAGCCTATTTCGGGAAATGGGGCTATGGGGCTGATTCAGCCCAAAATGATCCAGCTATCAACAACCCACAAACACTGCCGATCAATCACGGATACGACATAGTTCTCGCCGAGCTTCACCACGTCCGAGCTCACACATTCTTTCAGCCTACGCTATGGCGCTCGAATACAGACGATGAGACGCCGACGACAGCACTCGTCCCTAACACCATTCCGAACGACGCTACTTTACCCACTTACCCAGCCTACCAGAATGACCCAGGCTATCCTAGTACGGCCTACTGTGATGATTCCTACGCTTTCGCAGCACTTGATTTCGTCAGATCAGAAGCACAGGACACCAGCAAACCCTTCTTCTGCCTGCTAGCCTTCCAGATTCCTCACACGCCACTAGGAAACATTACCTCACTTCCAAAATGGTTCGATGAATACAATGATGTAGCTGGCTCTGACTCATGGCCCCAAGACTCCAAAGAGTTTGCAGCTATGGTAACCAGAATGGACGCCCATATCGGCAACCTGCTCGCCGCACTGGAAGATCCGAACAACGATGGAGACAAATCTGACTCCGTCCTCGACAATACTCTCATTGTGTTTGCATCTGACAATGGAGGTCAAAGTAGTGGTGAAGCATCCAGCCCCCTCTCCTTCTTCTCAGGAAACTCTAACTTAAGAGGTGCCAAGGGCAACATTTACGAAGGCGCTATCCGCGTGCCCATGCTGATGAAATGGAAAGGCAAGCTTGCTGCTGGCAGCACCTCTTCTCAAGTGGTCGACGTGACCGACATGCTTCCCACCTTCTGCGAACTCGCTGGGGCTGATATCCCAGTTGGCCTGGACGGAGTGTCTCTGGCTCCCACCATCACTGGGGAAGGACACCAAAGAACGCGTGACTTCATTATTCACGAAGCAGGAAGCAAAGCTTCCATCATCCGTGGAAACTACAAGCTTGTTAAGGACGGCGGCTATGCCCTCTACAACCTAGACAGCGACCCATCGGAAAGCACAGATATCTCAGCTTCTAACACGGACCTGGTCAATGAACTGACCACTCTCCTTCTCGGAGAACGCGTCACTGAGCCTGACAACTTTGCAAATACTTACCACACATGGACTGGCGCCGACGAAGCCAGCACCTCAAACGCCAGCAACTGGTCTGACTACGACTACTCTAACAACGGAACTTCATACCTAAGCGACTCCGGTTCCCCTCAAGCATCTTGGAGCACCAAGATGGAGAACACGAACGCCTCTGACAATACGGCAGTGGCTGATGCCAACATCGAGACCCTAGGCATAGAGATCGAAGGCGACTCCCACCTACAAATACTGAATCTATCCAGCCACACCTTGACTGGACGCAACGAAATCCGCATCGGAGCCAAAGGCAAGGTCAGCATGGAAAACGGTACACTCGATTCCCTCCGCTGGGTTGACCTCCAGAACAAAGGTGAAATCGAGGGAAGCGGCACAATCAATGCCACATTCTATCATTCTGGCACTTACACCAATACGCCCACAACTGAAACGACCATCCCCGGCAACGGGGTGGAACTCATTCAAAATGGAGGATTCGAATCTGGTGCCGATACCGGCGGTGGAGACTACTCCTACACCACACTGGAAAACTGGACCACTGATGGATCAAGCCCAAACAACGATGGCGCCAAGCCTAACAACGCCAAAACAGGAACGTATCGGGGCCTCATTGAGGGAAATACCTCAAATTCAAACCTAGTTCAAAATACAGGTACATCCCTGCTATCCGGTGACGTTTTCACAATCAGTTTCTGGCACAGAGGATTCAGTGGTTGGTCCACCGGAGAAGAAGCCAAAGTAAGTTTGTATTATCTGGATAACAGCAACAATCCCGTAGAAATCTTCGGTAACACCTTTGCTCTCACCAACGGAACTTGGGTTGAGGCCAGCTATACTACGACTGCTCTGTCAGACAGTAATGCTGTAGGTAAAAACCTCTACATAAGCTTAAGCCCCGCCAATGGTGCATCAGGCTTTGCCTCCTTTGATGACGTTTCTCTAAGCAGACAAGGCGAAGAGGTCACGGTCCCGTCAGCCAGAAAGCTCGTCGTGACCTCCAATTATCGCGCCTCAGAGACAGCTTCCACCGTTTTGAGCGTGGCTGGAAAGACCACTGCCGCTGTGGATTACACCCAAATTCAGGTAGCAGGCTCAGCAGCGCTCGATGGAAGCCTCTCATTGGATATCGATCCATCTTTCACACCATCCACTGGTGATACATTTACGGTTCTCACAGCCGGTTTAATTACTGGTAAATACGCACACGCAGATGACATTATCAATGTAGGCGATCATTTCTTCAAGATCACTTACAATGCTCAAAATGTAGTCCTAGAAAAAATCGCCGCAACTGCAAATGGCACCCCTCACAGCTGGCTGGACGACAATGGTCTGAATTCAGGTGATTACGACGCGGCCGACTTAGAGGATAGTGACAATGATGGACAACCTAACTGGAAAGAGTTCATCTCAGGAACAGACCCTAACTCACCAAGCTCAGTCATCGGCACTATCATCCAGCCTGAGGTAGGAGCCGATGGACTCACTCTCTCATGGGATTTTAAACCAAACAGACTGTACTATGTGGAGACTTCAACCGACTTGACCAACTACATCACTCTGGACGGACCTTTTTCAGGTGAACCTTCTACCTACGTCTACAGCATCCCTAACGACTTAGATGGCTCTCGCTTCTATCGCATCAGAGTCGCCAGACGCTAA
- a CDS encoding NYN domain-containing protein — MSNATNPNNKHLCVLIDADNTPSSIIAPLLKEIAKYGTANVRRIYGDWTSNQLGKWKDTLLDHSIQPKQQFSYTTGKNATDIAMIIDAMDLMYTNRFDGFCLVSSDSDFTPLAARIREQAITVYGFGQKKTPKAFVEACDKFVYLELLDPQPQIAPTKSSLSSDKQLLSYLRTAIEATSDDSGWAHLGGIGSNISKQAPDFDSRSYGFTKLSDLVKNHSSLEVKSSGKNILVRIKPTKKKAAKKTAKKAAKK, encoded by the coding sequence ATGTCTAATGCTACCAATCCTAACAACAAACATCTCTGTGTTCTCATTGATGCCGATAACACGCCATCTTCCATTATCGCCCCACTCCTGAAGGAAATCGCCAAATACGGCACGGCCAACGTGAGAAGAATCTACGGTGACTGGACGAGCAACCAGCTGGGCAAATGGAAGGACACCCTTCTGGATCACTCTATCCAGCCAAAACAGCAATTCTCCTACACCACAGGCAAGAACGCCACAGACATCGCAATGATCATCGATGCGATGGATCTGATGTACACCAACCGGTTTGATGGTTTCTGCCTCGTATCCAGCGATTCCGATTTCACCCCTCTTGCGGCCCGAATCCGTGAGCAAGCCATCACTGTTTACGGCTTTGGTCAGAAGAAAACTCCAAAGGCATTCGTTGAGGCATGTGATAAGTTTGTTTATCTCGAACTTCTAGATCCCCAACCTCAGATCGCCCCTACCAAATCATCACTTTCCTCCGACAAACAGCTTTTGTCCTATCTCAGAACGGCTATCGAAGCCACCAGTGATGACTCCGGCTGGGCACATCTAGGCGGCATTGGAAGCAACATCAGTAAACAGGCGCCGGACTTTGACTCCCGCTCCTATGGCTTCACCAAGCTAAGCGACTTAGTAAAAAATCACAGTTCTCTGGAAGTAAAATCATCGGGTAAAAACATCCTTGTCCGCATCAAACCAACCAAGAAAAAAGCGGCAAAGAAAACAGCTAAAAAGGCAGCCAAGAAGTAG